In the genome of Brachypodium distachyon strain Bd21 chromosome 3, Brachypodium_distachyon_v3.0, whole genome shotgun sequence, the window CATATTGTCAGGCACCTTGCTGATACCCAGTGTACAGCAAACCACTCCACACAAACTTAGCTACGGGGCAAGTTAAGAAAAAGTGATCAATAGATTCATCAGAACCACAAAAAACACATTCTTTAGGCCCCTTCCAACCCCTATGAAGTAAGTTATCTCTAGTAAGAATGCTATTCTTCGAAATTAACCACATGAAGActtttattttgagaggaaCCTTCAGCTTCCAGTAATGTTTGAAGGGAAAGTGAACTCGCTGAGTAATCAAAATGTTATAAAAAGACTTAACCGAGAATATACCATTTTCCTCTAACAACCATCTGCTACCATCAAAACCAGTAGTAAGTACAATATGAGAACAGCTAGCTTTAAGTTCCTGCCAAGAGTTGAAGGTTTCTCACTGAAATTCATTCTAAATGACATCGACTGAAAGTTATTATCAATTGCTTCAAAAACAGTAATATCCTGTTGTAAGGATATATTAAACAGCCTACTGTACCTATCTTTCAAGGCTATACCATTTAACCAAATATCATGCCAAAACCAAGTTTGTTAACCACTTTTAACAACTTTAACACAGAATTTACTGTACAAGTCCTTAACCTGCATTAATCCATTCCAAAAATGGGATTGACCAACTTTTCTCTTACATTGTCCTAATGTTTTCTTACCCAAATATTTAGCTCTCAACAACTTCTGCCATAAACCATCCTCATTCTCAAGTTTCCACAACCATTTACCAAGGAAACACAGATTCTTAATTACCAAATCAACCACCCCCCAGACCACCTTgttctttgggttggcaaaTCACAAGCCAACTCACAAGATGGTATTTCTTAACATTTTGATCTTCATGCCAAAGCAACCTAGCTCTAAAAAAATCTATCCTTTTCTTAGCCTCTTTAGGTAAAACATACAAGGACATCATATAAGAAGGAACATGAGACAAGCAAGCATTGAGAAGGGTTAGTCTCCCTCCTAAAGAGAGAAATCTACCCTTCCAACAGCCTAGCTTCCTCTCTACTTTATCCTCAGTCTCTTTCCAATCGCATTACCAAGCTTCCTATAATGAACAGGAACCCCTAAATATTTCATAGGCAGAGTTCCTATCTTGCAAGGCTGTTGGTGTTAACTTGTCCGTTTGgaagtagttttttttagagagagagagaggagttTGGAAGCAGTAATAATCTGTGGGTAGATATGTCTGCACaattgcagtttttttttttgagggaatgCACAAATTGCAGTTAAACTTAAACCTGACAAATTGAGGCTGGGCCAGGCCGCTGATTCTGGACAGGAGGGACTCTCGAACTGTCGCCTAGTCCCCAATGGGCCATGGCCACCCTCCAGAATCTCTTGTCTCCAGGCCCATGTTATGGCCTGAATTTACGATGTATGTGGCCTCAATCTTTCGGCCCACAACCCCGTGGATGGCATTagatttctttccttcctcaGCCACGTACAATATCCTGATCCAGagcaaatttatgtttttttgtgGCCGCGGTGCTCCCCGCCCCCACAGCCGGCCGGTGAAGTGAACTACGACAACGTACTGGTGGTCCATGGCAACCGGTGATCGACCGCGTGTCATCCCGGCAGCCTCGCATCGATAGTACCGCGCGCGGCGCGTGCCCACAACAAGCTCCAAGGTCGAGCTCCAGCCCCTCCCTGCCACAAGACCACTGCCGCGGTCGGAGGACCGAAGCTACCAATGGCGTCGCCGACATTGATGCCCGTCGACCTCCGCTTCAGCTTCGCCTCTCCAGCATCTGCGGCGCCGAGGACAGCGAGACGGCCTAAGAAGCTCGgcagcagggcggcggcggtgcgttGCGCGGCGACACCGgcatcgtcttcgtcttccccggcgccgatGGGGGAGAAAACGGTTTACAAAGACGGGCCCCTGGAGCGCGCATTCATGGGGCTCTTCGCCCGGAAGATGTCCAAGTTCGCCACCAAGACCCCAAACCCGAATCCAAACATCTCGCGGGCGGTGTGGGAGTGGGACTACGAGAGCTTCGTGGACGTGTCGCGGCGGGTGATGGTGTCCTGCGGGACGCGGGAGCGGCAGcaggccgccgtccgggaggtgCTGCTGTCGATGCTCCCCGCGGGCGCGCCGGCGCAGTTCCGGAAGCTGTTCCCGCCGACCCGGTGGGCGTGCGAGTTCAACGCGGCGCTCACCGTGCCCTTCTTCCACTGGCTCGTCGGCCCctccgaggtcgtcgaggtcgaggtcgccggcgtcaagcAGCGCAGCGGCGTCCTCATCAAGAAATGCaggcatatatacatacatcatTCTTAATCCTTCCTTCCCAATTGATATTGAGATCTCATTGACATTTCAGATTTTCAGACAAAAATTCTTAGAAATCTAGTACTGTATGTCTGTTGATCATGAAGGTATTTGGAGAACAGCGGGTGCGTGGGGATGTGCGTCAACATGTGCAAGATCCCCACGCAGAGCTTCTTCACCGACGAGTTCGGCCTACCGCTCACCATGAACCCAAGTCAGTATCTATCTCTTCTGTAACTTGCATTTCATTCAGAGGCTCCCGTCAATTTACAAGCTTGCAATGACACACGGCCTTCAGATTTCGAGGACATGAGCTGCGAGATGATCTACGGCCaagtgccgccgccgctggaggaAGACCCGGCGTCCAAGCAACCCTGCTACGCCAGCCTCTGTGAGTCACCGGTTTCAGCTACTAGATCATGTAATGTATAATGTATGTGCCAGTTACTCTGGCACTGACGAGATTCCATTAATTTAATCTGTTcccaatttcttttcttcaggtTCCATCGCTAAGCCTGCTGCCCCGATCTGTCCCAAACTTCAGAACTAGCAAATTCAGAAGAAAGCAACGGCGGTCAGAAAGATTTTGATGGTACTGGATGAATTGTGCATGGTTTCAGTCAGATAGGCAAGAAGGAATATATACCCACAGCAATTCTAGGTAGCGAGTCTGAAAGTTCAATACACACGCTGGATGCACGAATATGTCTGAGTGTACATATTAATTGTAGCTTGTATTTttaaggagaaagaaaaatgtaaaGATACATGATCTGATATAAGTTTTGTCACTGCTGCACATTCGTTTTTGTTGCATAACTGTGtatttattttgctttttaTCAGGCCTGCTGTTGTGACTGTGTAAATGTTCACAGAActttcaaaatataagatgttctagttttgttggaagttttcaaaaaaattaataatcAAGATTGCCGAAAAATATACTAGTATCTACAATATTGAATAAGTAACAACGAAGATGCGATTttataaaactaatttagagtaaCTGTAGACAGATTGTTAAATAAACTTGGACAAATTTTTAAAAGTTTTCtgaaaatggaagcttttaTTGATCTCGACGGCATATCGATCGATACACATAGAGTATCACACCCCTGGCCTCTGTGCCGAAAACGCACACAGCCAACCAAGTACGAGACAAAAGTAAATTATTACATCGAAAGAAAAGTAACATCTCTATTCAGACTCAATCCGCAGGCTAAATCGCCACCCATCGTGGGTAAAAAAGTCTGTGGTTACTTGCTCCAATTTGTTGCATGCCATTAAAGCCAGCTAACGATCCTCTGGTTTGAGGAGGATAGACAAGTACGGAGCCAAAGAGTGCAAAAATACAAGACCTGCAAAGGAGAAGTTAAGTACTTTTTATTAAACACAATATCCTGAATAACTTTGGCATCAATATATTTAAAAGTTTAACTTATTACAAAACGGAAgcatcttatattttgaaaacGAAGAGAGCATGTTCACCCAAGTTCTTCAAGCAGATAAAGATtcatgtgcaaaaaaaatataaacacaTTAGTTGATGACTTGATGCATCGAACCTCTCCTTTTATTAGTGCAAAGGCACACTTTTCAGTAGTGGCAGAGTACGGACTAAAATTTTGGTGTGGCGGAGTATACTGCTTAGTTCAAAGGATCATtatgcacaaaaaaaaatgcgaCCAATAAACTTCATATATAATGCAGAGCAAAATTTATACTTAATAAAAGGTCATGTTTTGACAATTGTGACAGTTGTATCGAGTGAACAGCGAGTGGTTCTCTCTGCCTGAGTGGCGTGCTCATCTACGCGTAAAATGAATTACCCTAAAAGTACGAAGtcataataaaacaaattatgtAATTTACATGTAGAGAATTAAGCTTTCAAGTAATCATCATTTCAGCTAGTTCAAATAGTATGCCTAACATTTAAGAAGCAATGGAAGTTTAACGAGTCCCTGCCGCATGTAGGCATCGGAGAAGGAAAACATATAAGGTATTAAATGATCAGGACTAGCAGAAGATTAGATTAAGGTATGGCATTAGCCCTAGCTTGCcatactgggtcctccgcccctGCTTTTCAGTATCATAAACGATCAAATtaacatgttttgtttttgggcAAGGACATCGGCTGCCGCAACCTGCAAGAGGTATTTGTTCTTTGGGGCTGTAGATCGACTGGTGGGCAGGGCAAGATAAATGCTGAGATCCGAGACAAGGTGGAAAAGAATATCACAAGTGCGTGCAAGAACAGCATATTCTCTTGGGAGCAAGACGTGGAACAACACCGGCGGTCCAATTTAGACCCAAATCAACGGTCCATGCAACAGCCCGTCCTATacagtactactccgtacgaGCTAAAGGATATTTCCCCAACGATTAATTTGCAACAACTTCTGTCTAgctagcttttttttctccaaaaaataaaataaactaaGCTAGCTGGACTTTGatttccatttttttccttttcgctTTGCTCCAAGAAGAATTACCCGGccgcaaaaaaaatacccTGGCGGGtgaatttctctttttttcctaatTGTTTCAAAGTGCTTATGCACTTTCTACTCTCGTCGCGCGCGCACCCTGCAAAACTGTCCGATGCGGCACGAGAGAAGCCGACCGAGCGATTGATCTCTTGCCGCAACACCACCCTTCGGACAGGATCAGACGCACCTCTCCCCCATCTTCTCTCCCACCCCGTTTTCCCCTCTGTCTCCTCCGCGCAGGCGGCTTTCTAGGAGCTCGACGATTTCGCTCGGCGGGGCGTGGGGCGCCGCTGCGTCTGTCTAGGAGCTGGACGCGAGAGGTGCGCGTCGCAGGATCCAccgagctgcggcggcagcggcttcCTCTTTCTCCGTGGAGACGAAGGCGAGTGCACCGGTGAGTTCTACAGGGGTTGGGGGGCCGCGTGGggaggaaggggggggggggggggcgcttATTGAGATTGGCGAAGGGGGAGTTGAGCATTGCATCGTACCTAACTAGACGCATCGAGTAGCTTGAGCTTCTTGTTCTTTCGAGCATGTTTTTACCGTTAATTAAGCAATTTTCTTAACGATTCCCCCGTCTAAATCCCCTCGCAGCGTCAATGGTGTGTGTGTGCAGCTTAGATTTTCGATCCCATCAGGATTGCCCCCATTTTGTTGCTCGAGGATGGCGCAGCGGGTTTTTTGGTGGGCAAATTCACATCCTATCTCGTCCCTATCTCATTGTGTAGAACatggggtggtggtgggggagAGGCCCTCTATGTTTTCTCTGGGGTTTGTCCGGGTTTTGCAAGGTGCAAATCATGTGCCAATTTGTTGTCAATTTGTTTGGAATGTGTGTCGCCTAGTCCTGGGTGTTGGGTTTTCATGTGGCTTCTCTTCATATTTTCGCCTTCCCCCAACATGTGCAAGTTTCaggcaagttttttttagtcCAACACGAGCTAACTCAGTTCATATTTTGTAGATTTGTTAGGGTTTACAGGGGGTTGTAGGTGGTACAGAGTCTACACATGGGTGTAGATGTTATAGAGCTTATGTCAGGCGTCTAGATTTGCTAGGGTCtgcatttttcaaatgttGCCCAAACCTAGTTATTGTTTCCTAGTTCAGATTTTTTGCATCCTAAAAACAATTCAATGATGAGCTAACACAGTTCATATTGGAGATGATACAGTCAATCTAATGTGTGTGTTAGCAGGGTGTTTTGTTTCTGCATTTTTGTAAGTTTTGCTTTATGGGATATGGTCTATAAgggctcttttttttgttgtttggtcatgtgtgtgtgttctcCGCAGCTGACATCGTGCCCTGCAGCTTATATCATGCATTCAAACGAGGACAAAGTAGACAAATCTGCAGTTTTAATTCCTCGATGAAGTAGACGAAAATCACTTGGGTGGCAAGGTCTGCCAGCTGAAAATGCAGGAGCAGCTATCCAAGGGGCTAAGAATGTGTTTTCTATGCCTTTTTTTACAAGTGCCCGGGAACACCACGGTGCAGTGTAGGCGCCCCAGGGGCACAGGGCAAGAGGTGACCAAGCACACACACCCCTCCTCCTTATTTTCAGTATACTTGATCATTCTACATCATTTATATGCCCCATAAAGGGGGCTTTATAGGTGGCTCGCTTTTagaacttttttttcattggCGCGGTGGGCATCTATATGTCTAGATTAGGTTATTCTTTTACTTTTTTCTTCCACAGTACACATGCCGACCACTGCTTTTTTTCTGGTTTATAAACAACCTTATCATAATGCAGTTACTTTATTTCATAATTTGGAATTATAGCCAGCCACACACCACCTTATAATGGCCTTTGGCTCTTCCGTTAATGCAACCGCTGACACGTCCCCCTCCCCTATATAGTTGCTTTTTACTTACTCGCTCGCCCTCCACCCTATAAgttgccttttcttttacaaTCATTTAGTTGCCTTTGCAAATTCATCTAAGTGTGTGTAACTTTAGGTTTTTCAGAAACTGGACATATTGTAGTTGCTTTTTATCCAGGCTTTTTATTTACTTAGTCGCGCACACACTACCTTATATAGTCACTCCTGCTATTCTTTTGCCTAAGATTTGGCGCCTACACCTAACCAGTCGCTTTTTAATGATCAATTAGTTGCTTCCCTCAGTTGGTTCCCACACGCGTGTGTGCAACTTTATGGGTTTCAgatacccccccccccccccacacacacacacaaggtAGTTGCTTTTTATTTACTCAAGTCGCTCACACAACGCCTTATAAGTTCCttctgccttttcttttttgcctgAGCATGGGGTGCCTATACGCAATCCGTTGCTTTTTATTGATCACATAGTTGCTTCACAATGGGGTTTTTCATATATTTATCTGTGCAACTTTTCTCACCAATTAGTTGATGTCCTATATTGTTTGGATTTTTAGGTTATTGCTTTCCTGTGCAACTTTCCTCACCAATTAGTTGATGTCCTATATTGTTCGGATTTTTAGGTTATTGCTTTCCTCGCCAACATAATTGCTGACACACCACTTCCCTTGTATagttgccttttctttttcaaaccGAAGTAATGCAGttgctttttaaaaaaaactgaagtcGCTCACACAGCACCTTATAGGCTTATAAGTCGCttctgccttttctttttgcctgaGCATGCGGGTGTCTATATAAGAACCAGTTTTTGCATGAACATTGGGGTGTCTTATAAGAATTCCCCTCCTGATTAGTTGCTTACCTAAATGTTCAGATATTTTCTAGGTTCTCGCTCTCTTTGCCAATATAACTGCTTAGACATGTATATCTTGGTTTCTTGCCTAAACATGCAAGATCTTTGATGTGTGGTTTTACTTTGTcgccttttgttttttattatttGCTTCTGAATTATTGCTGACAACTTGTCATGCAGTTTGCTTTGTAAGCTATTTCTCTATTCCCATGTGAGCAAGTTCTAGCCAATGTGCTAGCTCCACGTGAGCAAGTTCCAGCAAAGGCGTCCGCTCCATGCGAGCAAGTCCTGCCAAAGGCGGCAGGCCCATGCGAACAAGTTCAAGCCAAGGCACCAGCTCCTCTTCAGCACGTTCTAGCAAAGGCGCCAGCTGCGTGCGAGCAGTTAAAGCCAAGGCACCAGCTCCCTGTGAACAAGTTCGAGCAAAGGTGCAACCTGCGTGCGAGCAAGTTTTAGCCAAGGAGTAAGTTGCATGCGAGCAAGTTCGGGCAAAGATGCGAAGGTGCCAAATTCAGCAGGCAACAAAATCCTGTGTCAAATGTGTGCTGGCAACGGATGAAACTACTGCTTGTTTAGTTCATAGTTTGCTTTCAATGGGTTGCTGAAAACTAAAAAATCTAGCAGTAGTGCACAATTTTTTGGGGATTCAGCATGTGTATGCTCGCAGCTATTTTTTCTGGACGAAACTACATTACTTCTTGTATGCATCAGAACTACTGCTTGTTTAGTTTTCGTAGTTGACAGGTTCAGAGTTTGCTTTTCAATTTGTTGCGGGGGACCAAAAGCCTAAAAATGATCTGTACATGTGCTCTTACCTTTGTGAAGTTATATCTTACATAATAGGTTCGGAGTTGCTTTTTGGTACGAGTTGTTGCATACTTGTATGTGTTCTTTTGCTGAAAATAAAGGGTTTTGTATGCATGCCAAGTTTGTTGATTGAATGATAGGTTCAGAGTTTGATTTTGTTGATTACATTTGTGCGCTAGCTGGAAACAAATTGCCAAATACTGGATGCTGAGGCCAGCCAAACTTCACCTTTTTTCTTCGGCTGGATTAGAGCATGTTAATGGCGCATGTCCCATGGAGATAGAAGGATGGGAAAAGGTGGTGGAGAAAGAGTTGCGAGCTAGGGAAGGAGGGAGGCAGAATCTGTTTTCAGCAGAAGTTCGCGTGGATTGGTCCGGGGGATCGCAAACGTGGTGAGGACCGGAGGTTTTCAATTTTAGGAAAGGGAACAGGGAACTTTCCATATGTAGTGTGCACTATGGGGATCTAATAGTGCACGAGCACCCCCTAACTTCGGATGGCTATGGGTACCCGATACCCGCATACCCGACGGGTATTTACCCGTTTAAGATGCGGGTTTGGTAAGAAAAAATACCCGCGGGTATGTTGTAAAATTATATACCCGA includes:
- the LOC100837900 gene encoding beta-carotene isomerase D27, chloroplastic yields the protein MASPTLMPVDLRFSFASPASAAPRTARRPKKLGSRAAAVRCAATPASSSSSPAPMGEKTVYKDGPLERAFMGLFARKMSKFATKTPNPNPNISRAVWEWDYESFVDVSRRVMVSCGTRERQQAAVREVLLSMLPAGAPAQFRKLFPPTRWACEFNAALTVPFFHWLVGPSEVVEVEVAGVKQRSGVLIKKCRYLENSGCVGMCVNMCKIPTQSFFTDEFGLPLTMNPNFEDMSCEMIYGQVPPPLEEDPASKQPCYASLCSIAKPAAPICPKLQN